Proteins encoded in a region of the Solanum dulcamara chromosome 9, daSolDulc1.2, whole genome shotgun sequence genome:
- the LOC129904331 gene encoding E3 ubiquitin-protein ligase UPL1-like: MTTLRSSLPSRLRQLLSSEGAIGPSIKLDSEPPPRIKAFIDKVIQCPLQDIAIPLSGFRWEYGKGNFHHWRPLFLHFDTYFKTYLFSRKDLGLSDNILGDDSPFPKQAVLQILRVMQIILENCHNKGSFSGLEHFKLLLASTDPEILIASLETLAVLVKINPSKLHASGKLVGCGSINSCLLSLAQGWGSKEEGLGLYYCVTVNERSQDEGLSLFPSNVENDGDKSLYHLGSTLYFELHSANAQSNTEAEDGAVSTSMSVINIPDLHVRKEEDLSLMKFCIEQYNVPPEQRFALLTRIRYAHAFRSPRVCRLYSKICLLAFIVLVQASDSHDELASFFANEPEYTNELIRIVRSEETISGNVRTLAMNALGAQLAAYASSHERARILSGSSISFAGGNRMILLNVLQRAILSLSSSNDLSSVSFVEAVLQFYLLHVISSSSSGSVIRGSGMVPTFLPLVEDADPAHIHLVCLAVKTLQKLLDYSNAAVTLFKDLGGVELLANRLQIEVHRVIDVAGDDDNSMLIGELYKSNEEQVYSQKRLIRVLLKALGSATYAPANSTRSQGSNDASLPATLCLLFSNVEKFGGDIYSSAVTVMSEIIHKDPTCFPALHELGLPIAFLSSVISGILPSPKALTCVPNGLGAICLNPKGLESVKETSALRFLVDIFTNKKYVVAMNEGIVPLANAVEELLRHVSSLRGTGVDLIIEIVNSIASRGDGEHAESSGKSSETTAMDTDTDNRESVASSSLAESTYSNGETISNEQFIQLAVFHVMVLVHRTMENSETCRLFVEKSGIESLLKLLLRPSVAQSSEGMSIALHSTMVFKTFTQHHSAALARAFCSFLKDHLKKALSGFDVVSGAFMLDPKSIPDRTFSSLFLVEFLLFLAASKDNRWVTALLTEFGNGSKDVLEDIGRIHREILWQLALLEESKVDVEEGSAGVTDEARQSDLSATDSEEQRLNSFRQFLDPLLRRRMSGWSFESQFFDLINLYRDLTRASSLQQRQTTDGPSNVQIETSHQSQPAGSLDDAGASNRKEDKQRSYYHSCRDMVKSLSIHITHLFQEMGKVMLLPSRRRDDTLNVSAPSKSVASTFASIAIDHMNFGGHVTSGSEASVSTKCRYFGKVIEFIDGILLDKPDSCNAVILNCLYGRGVIQSVLTTFEATSQLLFAVNRAPTSPMETDETHTGQDGVEDADRSWIYGPLGCYGKLMDHLATSSLILSPFTKHLLTQPLVSGDIPFPRDEETFVKVLQSMVLKTVLPVWTHPQFTECNYDFIASVLNIIRHIYSGVEVKNTNSTAARVSGPPPNETTISTIVEMGFSRNRAEEALRQVGSNSVELAMEWLFSHPEEVQEDDELARALAMSLGNSGSEVKEDVPKESSVTIEEEVVQPPPVDELLSTCRKLLQMKDSLAFPVRDLLVMICSQNDGEHRSAVVSFIVEQVKLSSNVSEDENRSILSNLFHVLALILNEDTDAREIAAKNGLVKVSSVLLSQWISSTFDREKVPKWVTAAFVAIDRLAQVDQKLNADILEQLKGDDATQKSVLINEDKYNKLQSSLSPKYLDVQEQKQLVEIACGCMRNQLPSETMHAVLQLCATLTRTHSVAVNFLDAGGLQLLLSLPTSSLFIGFDNIAATIVRHILEDPQTLQQAMEAEIRHNVVSASNRQSSGRLTPRNFLLNLTSVIQRDPVIFMRAARSVCQVEMVGERPYVVLLRDRDKDKKDKDREKEKSEDKDKMQNADLKSGVGNVSHGVHGKSLDASSKNVKVHRKPPHSFVSVIELLLDPVVKFVPPSKDEPATKESLSSTDMEIDMSANKGKGKAIASASEASEADNHELSAYMAKIVFILKLLTEILLMYTASVHILLRKDSEVSSCLAVPLRTGHLAGGIFHHILHNFLPYTKCSRKERKPDVDWRQKLSSRASQFLVASCVRSTEARKRIFTEINSVFSDFVEFGSGFRAPGIEIQAFIDLLSDVLTARAPTGSSISAEASATFIDVGLVQSLTRALHVLDLDHTDSSKVVTGVVKVLELVTKEHVHAAEANAGRGEQSTKTQDHNQSGTTIDALAVLANETLSQPNVNSVPTDHIEPFGAAQNFGGSEAVTDDMEHDQDIDGGFGPSNEDDYMHESTEDTRNLENGLEIRFEIQPDVQEHLDEDEDDEDDDDDDEMSGDEGDEVDEDEEGDEEQNDLEEDEAHHLQHPDTDQDDQEIDEDDFDEEVMDEEEEEDEDEEDGVILRLGDGMNGINVFDHIEVFGREHSLSSETLHVMPVEVFGSRRQGRTTSIYNLLGRGGDSIAPSQHPLLVEPSSLLQLGQPRQSESIRDAYSDRSSEGTSSRLDSVFRSLRSSRHGQRFNFWSNDNQQSGGSGASALPQGFEDLLVSHLRRPGTEKSADRVTTEGSQNRGEATQFAGSGEMATESVVENNSNNEARDASAPSTVLDESGGANVTPVANVSSQGTDAPSSQSQPVEMQFEQNDVAIRDVEAVSQESGGSGATLGESLRSLDVEIGSADGHDDGGDRQGSADARTRRTNVSFGNSTQVSARDVALHSVSEASEHPNQEAEQSGPNEEQQRNVDADSGSIDPAFLEALPEELRAEVLSAQQGQATQPQNSEPQNGGDIDPEFLAALPSDIREEVLAQQRAQRLQQSQELEGQPVEMDTVSIIATFPSELREEVLLTSSDAILANLTPALVAEANMLRERFARRYNRTLFGMYPRSRRGDSRRNEQLDRAGGTLSRRSAGSKPLEADGSPLVDTEGLRALVRLLRVFQPIYKVPLQRLMLNLSAHAETRTALVKIFMDLLMLDVGQPANDLNTAEPPYRLYGCQSNVMYSRPQHLDGIPPLLSRRVLETLTYLAKNHSLVAKTLLEFRLPRPVPEGPIVPDQRRGKAVMVEADGPDRWQLEGQVSLALLLGLLNHPLYLRSVAHLEQLLNLLDVVVQNTESKSNAREEPGTSSTEQPTGPPIQSATEMNNESHAASSEVEDKSGASSSVAGRDQSTESILLSLPQLELRLLCSLLAREGLSDNAYSLVAEVLKKLVAIAPAICHLFITELAGSVQSLTRSAMDELNKFREVEKALLSTTSTDGAVILRVLQALSSLVASIGDKNNDNQIISEKEHGATISLVWDINTALEPLWQELSTCISTIESFSETAPNLSRSSIVTTSKPAGAMPPLPAGTQNILPYIESFFVMCEKLHPGHLGAGQEFSNATVPDPEEATASAMQPKTPTSATKVDEKHIAFVKFAEKHRKLLNAFVRQNPGLLEKSFSIMLKVPRFVDFDNKRSYFRSKIKHQHDHHHSPLRISVRRAYILEDSYNQLRMRTTQELKGRLTVHFQGEEGIDAGGLTREWYQLLSRVIFDKGALLFTTVGNESTFQPNPNSVYQTEHLSYFKFVGRVVGKALFDGQLLDVHFTRSFYKHILGAKVTYHDIEAIDPDYFKNLKWLLENDISDILDLTFSIDADEEKLILYERNEVTDYELIPGGRNIRVTEENKQQYVDLVAEHRLTTAIRPQINAFLEGFSELILRELISIFHDKELELLISGLPDIDLDDLKANTEYSGYSPASPVIQWFWEVVQAFSKEDKARLLQFVTGTSKVPLEGFSALQGISGSQKFQIHKAYGSADHLPSAHTCFNQLDLPEYPSKEHLEERLLLAIHEANEGFGFG; this comes from the exons CCCCCCAGAATAAAGGCTTTTATTGACAAGGTCATCCAGTGTCCATTACAAGATATAGCAATACCTCTTTCTGGTTTCCGCTGGGAGTATGGCAAG GGAAATTTTCATCACTGGAGACCATTGTTTCtacattttgatacatatttCAAGACGTACTTATTTAGTAGGAAAGATCTTGGCTTGTCTGATAACATATTAGGAGATGATAGCCCTTTCCCCAAGCAAGCAGTTCTACAGATCTTACGTGTGATGCAGATCATATTAGAGAATTGTCATAACAAGGGTTCATTTAGTGGCTTGGAG CATTTCAAGCTTTTGTTGGCTTCAACAGATCCTGAGATCCTCATTGCTTCTTTAGAGACTCTTGCTGTATTAGTAAAAATAAATCCATCGAAGCTGCATGCAAGTGGTAAATTGGTTGGGTGTGGTTCTATAAATAGCTGTCTCCTGTCACTTGCGCAGGGGTGGGGAAGCAAGGAAGAAGGTCTGGGCTTGTATTATTGTGTTACTGTAAATGAAAGAAGTCAGGATGAAGGCCTATCTTTGTTTCCATCCAATGTGGAAAATGATGGTGACAAGTCACTTTATCACTTGGGGTCCACCCTTTATTTTGAGTTGCATAGTGCCAATGCCCAAAGCAATACTGAAGCTGAGGATGGTGCAGTATCAACAAGCATGAGTGTAATTAACATACCTGATCTCCATGTACGGAAAGAGGAAGATCTGTCGCTAATGAAGTTCTGCATTGAGCAGTACAATGTTCCTCCTGAGCAAAGGTTTGCGTTGCTGACAAGAATCAGATATGCACACGCATTCCGTTCCCCCAGAGTATGCAGGCTTTACAGCAAGATATGTCTTCTTGCTTTCATTGTGCTTGTCCAGGCTAGTGATTCCCATGATGAACTTGCATCCTTTTTTGCTAATGAACCCGAATACACAAATGAGTTGATCAGGATTGTCAGATCTGAAGAAACCATCTCTGGAAATGTTAGAACACTGGCAATGAATGCCTTGGGGGCACAATTAGCTGCTTATGCATCATCACATGAGCGGGCGAGGATTTTGAGTGGATCAAGCATCAGTTTTGCTGGTGGTAATCGCATGATCCTCCTGAATGTTTTACAGAGAGCAATCTTGTCACTAAGCAGCTCAAATGATTTGTCATCAGTATCCTTTGTTGAAGCTGTTCTGCAGTTTTACCTGCTACATGTCATATCCTCTTCAAGCTCTGGTAGCGTTATTCGAGGGTCTGGAATGGTGCCAACATTTCTGCCTCTTGTAGAGGACGCTGATCCTGCACATATACATCTTGTTTGCCTGGCTGTGAAAACACTGCAAAAGCTTCTGGATTATAGTAATGCAGCAGTAACCCTTTTCAAAGATCTAGGTGGAGTTGAGCTTTTGGCTAATAGGTTACAGATAGAAGTGCACAGAGTGATTGACGTGGCTGGAGATGATGACAATTCTATGCTTATTGGTGAGCTTTATAAATCtaatgaagaacaagtatattcTCAAAAGAGACTTATTAGGGTCTTATTGAAGGCACTTGGGTCTGCTACCTATGCTCCTGCAAATTCGACCAGATCACAGGGTTCTAATGATGCATCTTTACCCGCCACTTTGTGTCTGCTATTTAGTAATGTGGAAAAATTTGGAGGTGATATCTATTCCTCGGCCGTGACTGTTATGAGTGAAATAATTCACAAAGACCCGACATGTTTTCCTGCTCTGCATGAGTTGGGTCTTCCTATTGCTTTTTTGTCTTCAGTGATATCTGGGATACTACCGTCTCCAAAAGCTCTTACTTGTGTACCTAATGGTCTCGGTGCAATTTGCCTTAACCCGAAGGGACTGGAGTCTGTAAAAGAAACTTCAGCATTGCGTTTCCTTGTTGACATATTTACCAACAAGAAGTATGTGGTAGCTATGAATGAAGGTATTGTCCCATTGGCAAATGCTGTAGAAGAGCTGTTGCGCCATGTATCTTCACTGAGAGGTACTGGAGTGGATTTAATAATTGAGATTGTGAACAGTATTGCTTCACGCGGTGATGGTGAACATGCCGAGTCATCAGGGAAATCAAGTGAGACTACTGCAATGGACACGGACACAGATAACAGAGAGAGTGTTGCATCCAGCTCATTGGCTGAATCAACTTATTCAAATGGGGAAACTATCAGCAATGAGCAGTTCATTCAGTTGGCTGTCTTTCATGTAATGGTACTTGTTCATCGTACAATGGAGAACTCTGAAACTTGTCGGTTATTCGTGGAGAAGTCGGGCATTGAATCTTTGTTGAAACTACTCCTACGGCCGAGTGTTGCACAGTCATCTGAAGGGATGTCCATAGCATTACACAGCACCATGGTCTTCAAGACTTTCACCCAACACCACTCTGCTGCGCTGGCTCGTGCTTTCTGTTCCTTTCTCAAGGATCATTTGAAAAAAGCGCTGTCTGGATTTGATGTGGTTTCTGGTGCTTTTATGTTGGATCCTAAAAGTATTCCAGATAGGACATTCTCTTCACTTTTTCTAGTTGAGTTTCTTTTATTTCTGGCTGCCTCCAAAGACAACCGATGGGTAACTGCTCTTTTAACAGAGTTTGGAAATGGCAGCAAAGATGTCTTGGAAGATATTGGTCGTATTCATCGTGAAATTCTTTGGCAGTTGGCGTTGCTTGAAGAATCTAAGGTTGATGTTGAGGAAGGTAGTGCTGGTGTAACTGATGAGGCACGACAGTCAGATTTGAGTGCAACTGATTCTGAAGAACAAAGGTTAAATTCCTTCAGACAGTTCCTTGACCCCTTACTTCGCAGAAGGATGTCAGGGTGGAGTTTCGAATCACAGTTTTTTGATCTGATCAATCTGTATCGAGATCTGACTAGAGCTTCTAGTCTTCAGCAACGTCAGACCACTGATGGTCCTTCAAATGTCCAGATAGAAACTAGTCATCAATCACAACCAGCAGGTTCTCTTGATGACGCTGGTGCCAGTAATCGAAAAGAGGACAAACAGAGGTCCTATTATCATTCCTGCCGTGATATGGTGAAATCCCTGTCAATCCATATCACTCATTTGTTTCAAGAGATGGGCAAGGTGATGCTACTTCCATCACGTAGGCGGGATGATACACTCAATGTGTCAGCTCCGTCAAAATCTGTTGCTTCAACTTTTGCTTCAATTGCTATTGATCACATGAATTTTGGAGGTCATGTAACTTCTGGATCGGAGGCATCTGTGTCAACCAAATGTCGTTATTTTGGCAAGGTTATTGAATTTATTGATGGTATTCTGCTGGACAAGCCTGATTCTTGCAATGCTGTTATATTAAATTGCCTTTATGGGCGTGGGGTTATTCAGTCAGTGTTAACCACGTTTGAAGCTACTAGTCAGTTGCTCTTTGCCGTCAATAGAGCTCCTACTTCTCCTATGGAGACTGATGAGACACATACCGGGCAGGATGGAGTTGAGGATGCGGACCGTTCATGGATATATGGTCCCTTAGGTTGTTATGGGAAGCTGATGGATCATCTGGCGACTTCATCTTTAATTCTATCTCCTTTCACAAAGCATTTACTGACTCAACCTTTGGTAAGTGGTGATATCCCATTTCCACGGGATGAGGAGACATTTGTGAAGGTTCTTCAATCCATGGTATTGAAGACTGTACTTCCCGTTTGGACTCATCCACAATTCACAGAATGCAATTATGATTTCATTGCATCTGTTCTCAACATCATTAGACACATCTACTCTGGAGTAGAAGTCAAAAACACAAACAGTACTGCTGCTCGTGTGTCTGGTCCTCCCCCAAATGAAACTACAATTTCTACTATTGTTGAAATGGGGTTCTCCAGGAATAGGGCGGAAGAGGCTTTGAGGCAGGTTGGTTCAAACAGTGTTGAGCTGGCAATGGAGTGGTTGTTCTCGCATCCTGAGGAAGTACAAGAAGATGATGAACTCGCCCGTGCCCTTGCCATGTCACTTGGGAACTCTGGATCGGAGGTAAAGGAAGATGTTCCCAAAGAAAGCAGCGTGACCATTGAAGAAGAAGTGGTTCAGCCTCCTcctgttgatgagttgttgtccACATGCCGAAAGCTTTTACAGATGAAAGACTCTCTTGCTTTTCCTGTCAGGGATCTTCTTGTGATGATATGCTCCCAAAATGATGGTGAACATCGGTCAGCTGTGGTTTCATTTATCGTTGAACAAGTGAAGCTTTCTAGTAATGTCTCCGAGGATGAAAACCGCAGCATTCTTTCTAATCTCTTTCATGTTCTTGCTCTGATTCTTAATGAAGATACTGATGCCAGAGAGATAGCTGCAAAGAATGGTTTAGTGAAGGTCTCGTCTGTTCTTCTTTCACAATGGATTTCCAGTACATTTGATAGGGAGAAAGTTCCCAAATGGGTGACAGCAGCTTTTGTTGCTATTGATCGGCTTGCTCAAGTGGATCAGAAGTTGAATGCTGATATACTGGAACAGCTGAAGGGAGACGATGCTACACAGAAATCAGTTTTGATAAACGAGGATAAATATAATAAGTTGCAGTCTTCTTTGTCTCCAAAATATCTGGATGTTCAAGAGCAGAAGCAGCTTGTTGAAATAGCTTGTGGTTGTATGAGGAACCAGCTTCCCTCGGAAACAATGCATGCTGTGTTGCAGCTGTGTGCAACTCTTACAAGAACTCACTCTGTTGCTGTTAACTTTCTGGATGCTGGTGGATTGCAGTTGCTGCTTTCCTTGCCAACAAGCAGCTTGTTTATTGGGTTTGACAATATCGCCGCTACTATAGTAAGACATATTCTTGAGGATCCCCAGACTCTACAGCAAGCTATGGAAGCAGAGATCCGGCATAATGTTGTATCTGCTTCTAATAGACAGTCAAGTGGAAGGCTCACACCTCGTAATTTCCTGTTAAATTTGACTTCTGTTATTCAGCGGGATCCAGTGATTTTCATGCGGGCTGCTCGTTCTGTGTGCCAGGTGGAGATGGTTGGTGAACGACCTTATGTAGTCTTGTTGAGGGACCGTGACAAGGACAAAAAGGACAAAGACAGGGAGAAAGAGAAATCAGAAGACAAAGATAAAATGCAGAATGCAGATCTGAAGTCTGGTGTTGGTAATGTGAGCCATGGAGTACACGGCAAGAGTCTTGATGCGAGTTCTAAGAATGTCAAAGTTCATCGAAAGCCGCCTCATAGCTTTGTAAGCGTTATTGAGCTTCTTTTGGATCCAGTTGTCAAGTTTGTTCCTCCATCGAAAGATGAACCGGCAACAAAAGAGAGCCTTAGTTCAACAGATATGGAGATTGATATGTCTGCGAACAAGGGTAAAGGGAAAGCTATCGCCTCTGCTTCTGAAGCAAGTGAAGCTGATAACCATGAATTGTCTGCATATATGGCTAAGATTGTTTTCATTTTGAAGCTTCTGACtgagattcttttgatgtaTACTGCTTCAGTTCACATTTTGCTTAGAAAAGATTCTGAAGTTAGCAGTTGCTTAGCTGTTCCTCTACGGACAGGGCACCTTGCTGGTGGAATTTTTCATCATATTCTTCATAACTTTTTACCGTATACCAAGTGTTCCAGGAAAGAGAGAAAACCTGATGTGGACTGGAGGCAAAAACTTTCAAGCAGAGCTAGCCAGTTTCTCGTGGCATCTTGTGTTCGCTCCACTGAGGCAAGGAAAAGAATCTTTACAGAGATTAACAGTGTGTTTAGTGATTTTGTTGAGTTTGGAAGTGGTTTTAGGGCACCTGGAATAGAAATTCAAGCTTTTATTGATCTTCTCAGTGATGTACTGACGGCTCGCGCACCTACAGGTTCTTCCATCTCAGCAGAAGCTTCAGCTACTTTCATAGATGTCGGTCTGGTTCAATCTCTGACACGAGCTCTTCATGTCTTGGACCTGGATCATACTGATTCTTCCAAGGTTGTTACTGGTGTTGTGAAAGTTCTGGAGTTGGTAACAAAGGAGCATGTCCATGCTGCTGAGGCCAATGCTGGGAGGGGAGAACAGTCAACAAAAACTCAGGATCATAATCAATCTGGAACTACTATTGATGCCCTTGCAGTCCTGGCTAATGAAACTTTATCACAGCCTAATGTGAATTCAGTGCCAACAGATCACATTGAGCCCTTTGGCGCAGCTCAAAACTTTGGTGGGTCTGAAGCTGTCACTGATGATATGGAACATGACCAGGATATTGATGGAGGTTTTGGTCCATCCAATGAAGATGATTACATGCATGAAAGTACTGAGGACACtagaaatctggaaaatggCCTTGAGATAAGATTTGAAATCCAGCCTGATGTACAAGAGCATCTTGACGAAGATGAGGATGATGAggacgatgatgatgatgatgagatgTCAGGTGATGAAGGAGATGAGGTTGATGAAGACGAAGAGGGGGATGAAGAACAAAATGATCTTGAGGAAGATGAAGCTCATCACTTACAACATCCTGATACTGATCAAGATGACCAAGAAATAGATGAAGATGACTTTGATGAGGAGGTAATGgatgaagaggaagaagaggatgaGGATGAGGAGGATGGTGTAATACTTCGTCTGGGtgatggaatgaatggaatAAATGTATTTGACCATATTGAAGTTTTTGGTCGAGAGCATAGTCTCTCCAGTGAAACTTTACATGTTATGCCTGTTGAAGTTTTTGGCTCTAGGCGCCAGGGGCGTACGACGTCCATCTACAATCTTTTGGGAAGAGGTGGTGACAGCATTGCTCCTTCACAACATCCCCTTCTGGTGGAACCCTCTTCCTTGCTGCAATTGGGTCAGCCACGGCAATCAG AGAGTATTCGTGATGCTTATTCCGATAGGAGCTCAGAAGGAACCTCATCGCGCTTGGATTCTGTTTTCCGTTCTCTGCGGAGCAGCCGCCACGGTCAACGGTTCAATTTTTGGTCCAATGATAACCAACAAAGTGGTGGATCAGGTGCCTCTGCTCTTCCACAGGGTTTTGAGGATTTGCTTGTTTCCCACTTGAGGCGACCAGGCACTGAGAAATCAGCTGATCGAGTTACTACAGAGGGGTCTCAGAATAGAGGTGAGGCCACCCAATTTGCTGGATCAGGTGAAATGGCAACTGAAAGTGTTGTGGAGAACAATAGCAACAATGAAGCCAGAGATGCCTCTGCCCCCTCAACAGTTTTGGATGAATCTGGTGGTGCTAATGTGACACCTGTAGCAAATGTGTCTTCTCAGGGAACAGATGCACCAAGTAGCCAATCTCAACCTGTCGAAATGCAGTTTGAACAGAATGATGTTGCCATAAGGGATGTTGAGGCAGTTAGCCAAGAAAGCGGTGGAAGTGGTGCAACTCTGGGTGAAAGTCTTCGAAGTCTTGATGTTGAAATTGGAAGTGCAGATGGGCATGATGATGGTGGCGATAGGCAAGGTTCAGCAGATGCTCGAACTAGGAGGACTAACGTATCGTTTGGAAATTCTACTCAGGTAAGTGCCAGGGATGTCGCCCTTCACAGTGTATCTGAAGCTTCAGAACATCCAAATCAAGAAGCAGAACAAAGTGGACCCAATGAGGAACAGCAACGTAATGTAGATGCTGATTCTGGATCAATTGATCCTGCATTTTTAGAGGCGCTTCCTGAGGAGTTGCGAGCCGAGGTTCTCTCAGCTCAACAGGGTCAAGCAACTCAACCACAAAATTCCGAGCCTCAAAATGGTGGAGATATTGATCCAGAATTTCTGGCAGCCCTTCCGTCTGACATCCGAGAAGAAGTGTTGGCACAGCAGAGGGCACAGCGGCTGCAGCAGTCACAAGAATTAGAAGGCCAGCCTGTTGAGATGGACACTGTGTCAATTATTGCTACATTCCCTTCAGAACTACGGGAAGAG GTCCTTCTGACATCTTCTGATGCCATTCTTGCTAATTTAACACCTGCTCTTGTGGCGGAAGCAAATATGTTGCGCGAGAGGTTTGCACGGAGGTATAACCGAACACTTTTTGGTATGTATCCTAGAAGTCGTAGAGGCGACTCTAGGCGGAATGAACAATTGGACAGGGCTGGTGGAACCCTTTCACGTAGATCAGCTGGAAGTAAGCCTCTGGAGGCCGATGGGTCTCCCTTAGTCGACACTGAGGGCTTAAGAGCTTTGGTGCGGTTGCTCCGTGTATTTCAG CCAATTTACAAAGTCCCTCTACAGAGGCTGATGTTGAATCTCAGTGCACATGCTGAAACAAGAACTGCTTTAGTGAAAATATTTATGGACTTGTTGATGCTTGATGTCGGACAGCCTGCTAATGATCTGAATACTGCTGAACCTCCATATCGACTATATGGTTGCCAAAGTAATGTGATGTATTCGCGTCCTCAACATCTTGATG GAATTCCTCCATTACTATCTCGGCGTGTTCTTGAGACACTTACATACTTGGCAAAGAACCATTCTTTAGTTGCAAAGACGCTACTTGAATTCAGGCTCCCTCGACCAGTGCCAGAAGGGCCAATAGTTCCGGATCAGAGGCGAGGAAAAGCTGTTATGGTTGAGGCTGATGGACCAGATAGATGGCAGCTTGAAGGACAAGTATCTCTTGCATTGCTTTTGGGCCTTTTGAATCATCCCCTTTATTTGAGAAGTGTTGCACATCTAGAGCAG CTGTTAAATCTGCTAGATGTTGTAGTCCAAAATACCGAAAGCAAATCGAATGCACGTGAAGAACCTGGCACATCCTCTACAGAGCAACCGACTGGTCCTCCAATCCAATCTGCTACTGAAATGAATAATGAATCTCATGCAGCTTCATCTGAGGTTGAGGACAAATCTGGAGCATCATCCTCTGTCGCAGGCAGAGACCAAAGTACTGAAAGTATTCTACTTAGTCTACCACAATTAGAACTTCGACTCCTGTGCTCATTGCTTGCCAGAGAAGG TCTTTCAGACAATGCTTACTCTTTGGTAGCTGAGGTACTAAAAAAGTTGGTGGCCATAGCTCCCGCCATTTGTCATTTATTTATTACTGAGCTTGCTGGCTCTGTGCAAAGTCTGACCAGATCTGCAATGGATGAGTTAAACAAGTTTAGGGAAGTAGAAAAAGCACTGCTCAGTACCACTTCCACTGATGGCGCTGTGATACTCAGGGTTTTACAAGCATTAAGCTCTCTTGTTGCTTCAATTGGTGACAAGAACAACGATAATCAAATTATTTCTGAGAAGGAGCACGGTGCTACTATCTCCCTGGTTTGGGACATTAACACAGCTTTAGAACCTCTATGGCAGGAGCTGAGCACTTGCATTAGCACAATAGAGAGTTTTTCTGAAACAGCACCCAACCTGTCTCGCTCATCCATTGTTACCACATCTAAACCTGCTGGAGCAATGCCTCCGCTCCCTGCAGGCACACAAAACATTTTACCGTACATAGAGTCCTTCTTTGTGATGTGTGAGAAGTTGCATCCTGGGCATTTGGGTGCAGGGCAGGAGTTTAGTAATGCTACAGTTCCTGATCCAGAAGAAGCTACCGCTTCTGCTATGCAGCCGAAAACACCTACATCTGCAACGAAAGTTGATGAGAAGCACATTGCTTTTGTAAAATTTGCAGAGAAGCACAGAAAACTTCTTAATGCTTTTGTTCGGCAGAATCCTGGACTACTGGAGAAGTCTTTCTCCATCATGCTGAAGGTTCCTCGTTTTGTTGATTTTGACAATAAAAGATCCTACTTTAGATCTAAGATTAAACATCAACACGATCATCATCACAGTCCTCTGAGAATTTCTGTGAGAAGAGCTTATATACTTGAAGATTCATATAATCAGCTGCGCATGAGGACAACTCAAGAATTGAAAGGGAGATTGACTGTACATTTCCAAGGGGAAGAAGGGATTGATGCTGGTGGACTAACTAGGGAATGGTATCAGTTACTGTCCAGAGTAATTTTTGATAAGGGAGCACTATTGTTTACTACGGTTGGCAATGAATCAACATTTCAGCCAAATCCCAACTCTGTGTACCAAACTGAGCACCTCTCATACTTCAAATTTGTTGGGCGAGTT GTTGGGAAGGCGCTATTTGATGGTCAACTTCTTGATGTTCATTTTACACGGTCCTTCTACAAGCATATACTTGGTGCTAAAGTGACATATCATGATATCGAAGCTATTGATCCTGACTacttcaaaaatttgaaatggCTGCTTGAG AATGACATAAGTGATATTTTAGACCTTACATTCAGCATTGATGCTGATGAAGAGAAGTTGATACTTTATGAACGCAATGAG GTGACTGACTATGAACTAATCCCGGGTGGACGAAATATCAGAGTTACTGAGGAAAATAAGCAACAGTATGTTGACTTGGTTGCTGAGCATCGGTTGACAACTGCTATCCGCCCTCAGATAAATGCATTTTTGGAAGGATTCAGTGAATTGATTCTGCGGGAGCTGATCTCTATTTTTCACGACAAGGAACTTGAGTTGTTAATTAGCGGTCTCCCAGACATCGATC TTGATGACTTAAAGGCAAATACAGAATATTCTGGATACAGCCCAGCTTCACCTGTTATTCAGTGGTTTTGGGAAGTAGTTCAAGCTTTTAGCAAGGAAGACAAAGCTCGCCTTCTTCAATTTGTCACTGGGACCTCAAAG GTGCCGTTGGAGGGGTTTAGTGCACTGCAAGGAATTTCAGGTTCCCAGAAATTTCAGATCCACAAAGCTTATGGCAGTGCTGATCACTTGCCTTCAGCACATACATG TTTCAACCAGTTGGATCTACCAGAGTATCCCTCTAAAGAGCATCTAGAGGAGAGACTACTGCTTGCCATTCATGAAGCCAACGAAGGATTCGGATTTGGTTAA